A window of Mycolicibacterium fluoranthenivorans contains these coding sequences:
- a CDS encoding UBP-type zinc finger domain-containing protein gives MKRSRRRAAGTPAAAGATASRSCEHLQAAVGIVEPEPVTPGRCQECEADGEHAWAHLRMCLTCGHVGCCDSSPLQHASAHFHQTGHAVMRSAEPGESWRWCYIDIRLG, from the coding sequence CTGAAGAGATCACGTCGGCGCGCGGCGGGAACTCCTGCGGCCGCCGGAGCCACTGCCTCCCGCTCGTGTGAGCATCTTCAGGCCGCGGTGGGCATCGTAGAGCCGGAGCCCGTCACCCCGGGACGTTGCCAGGAATGCGAAGCCGATGGCGAGCACGCGTGGGCGCATCTGCGGATGTGTCTGACCTGTGGTCATGTCGGCTGCTGTGATTCCAGCCCGCTCCAGCACGCCTCGGCGCATTTCCACCAGACCGGACATGCCGTGATGCGCTCGGCCGAACCGGGTGAATCCTGGCGTTGGTGCTACATCGATATCCGGTTGGGCTGA
- a CDS encoding Na+/H+ antiporter has translation MEGTLLAVLAAAVLLAGVSRRFDVSAPLALVVAGLAASAIPGFGSVELDPELVLNVILPPLLWSAGLESSYVTMRQHIRPIGLLAVGLPLATTLAVGFVAFHTVPELTVAAALTLGAIVAPPDAVSATAVGRRLGLPRQIMTLLGGESLLNDATALTAYKVALAAAIGASATWGSGLATFGLAVAGGLVVGLAVGWVIAFIRHRLDDPLVESAIGLIAPFVIYLLAEEIHGSGVLAVVVAALILGQRSTEAGYATRLQDDAVWKALQLILESFAFLLIGLQLPEVVHELTGISFVTIAVSSVSVLATVIAVRIAWVFVFAYTPRLLIKRVRENEPRPGPAEVFVLAWAGMRGVVSLAAAFGVPLTTLSGDPFPGRPQLVFLTFVVVVGTLLLHGLTLPWVIRHFCVRGDDEQQDALAEAAAQDKAARAAAERLDELLEEQRAGGNAMRDGAAAVLHKWNTARRNSAWERLGRSEEELGESPASAFRRLRLEMLAAERATFIAERDAGNIDDEVLRSVLRGLDLEEATLNRR, from the coding sequence ATGGAAGGCACACTGCTGGCGGTGCTGGCGGCGGCGGTGCTGCTGGCGGGTGTCAGCCGCCGCTTCGACGTGTCGGCCCCGCTGGCCCTGGTGGTGGCCGGGCTGGCGGCCAGCGCCATCCCGGGCTTCGGCTCCGTCGAGCTGGACCCCGAGCTGGTGCTCAACGTCATCCTGCCGCCGTTGTTGTGGTCGGCCGGTTTGGAGAGCAGCTACGTCACCATGCGCCAGCACATCCGGCCGATCGGCTTGCTGGCCGTGGGCCTGCCGCTGGCGACGACGCTGGCCGTCGGGTTCGTCGCGTTCCATACCGTGCCGGAGCTGACCGTCGCCGCGGCGCTGACCTTGGGGGCGATCGTGGCGCCGCCCGACGCGGTGTCGGCGACGGCGGTCGGCCGCCGGCTCGGGCTGCCCCGGCAGATCATGACGCTGCTCGGCGGGGAGAGCCTGCTCAACGACGCCACCGCCCTGACCGCCTACAAGGTGGCGCTGGCGGCGGCGATCGGGGCGTCGGCGACCTGGGGCTCGGGGCTGGCCACGTTCGGGCTGGCGGTGGCCGGCGGACTCGTGGTCGGGCTGGCCGTGGGTTGGGTGATCGCGTTCATCCGGCACCGGCTGGACGACCCGCTGGTGGAGAGCGCCATCGGGCTCATCGCCCCGTTCGTCATCTATCTGCTGGCCGAGGAGATCCACGGCTCCGGTGTGCTGGCGGTCGTGGTCGCCGCCCTCATCCTCGGGCAGCGCTCGACGGAGGCCGGTTACGCCACCCGACTGCAGGATGACGCCGTGTGGAAGGCGCTGCAGCTCATCCTGGAATCGTTCGCCTTCCTGCTGATCGGGCTGCAACTGCCCGAGGTGGTGCACGAGCTCACCGGCATCTCGTTCGTCACGATCGCCGTGTCCTCGGTCTCGGTGCTGGCGACGGTGATCGCGGTGCGCATCGCCTGGGTGTTCGTGTTCGCCTACACGCCGCGGCTGCTGATCAAACGGGTCCGCGAGAACGAACCGCGCCCCGGGCCCGCCGAGGTCTTCGTCCTGGCGTGGGCCGGGATGCGCGGCGTGGTGTCACTGGCCGCGGCGTTCGGTGTGCCGCTCACGACACTCAGCGGGGACCCGTTCCCGGGCCGCCCGCAACTGGTGTTCCTCACGTTCGTGGTGGTGGTCGGCACCCTGCTGCTGCACGGCCTGACCCTGCCCTGGGTGATCCGGCACTTCTGCGTGCGCGGTGATGACGAACAGCAGGACGCCCTCGCCGAGGCCGCCGCACAGGACAAGGCGGCCAGGGCGGCCGCCGAGCGGCTCGACGAACTCCTCGAAGAGCAGCGCGCCGGCGGTAACGCCATGCGCGACGGTGCCGCGGCGGTCCTGCACAAATGGAACACCGCCCGGCGCAACTCGGCCTGGGAGCGATTGGGACGCAGTGAGGAAGAGCTCGGCGAGAGCCCGGCCTCGGCGTTCCGTCGGCTGCGGCTGGAGATGCTGGCCGCCGAACGCGCGACGTTCATCGCCGAGCGCGACGCCGGGAACATCGACGACGAGGTGCTGCGCTCGGTGTTGCGCGGGCTGGACCTGGAAGAGGCGACGCTCAACCGCCGCTGA
- the xylB gene encoding xylulokinase has protein sequence MALIAGIDSSTQSCKVIVCDADTGRVVREGRARHPDGTEIEPSAWESAAGVAIADAGGLDDVSAVSVGAQQHGMVCLDEQGQVVRPALLWNDTRSAPAAADLVTELGGPQAWADAVGVVPLAAITVSKLRWLADHEPAAADRTATVCLPHDWLSWRLGGQTDPAAVVTDRSDASGTGYYDAGTGEYRTDLLELALRGRRPALPRVLAPGDGIAAAGRVFGAGLGDNAAAAMGLGAVEGDVIVSIGTSGVVSAVAAVPVRDAEGFVAGFADGTGRHLPLVCTLNGARVLDAAATLLRVDHDELSRLACSAPPGSDGLVLVPYLEGERTPNRPDATGAVHGLRVGNATAANLARAAVEGLLCALADGLDHLTDLGVPARRVLLVGGGARSQALREIAPTVFGVPVQVPDPAEYVALGAARQAAWALTGSLPEWNPPAAARYEADVVPAVRARYAEVRDLTSSVPAGRRE, from the coding sequence ATGGCCCTCATCGCGGGAATCGACTCCTCCACGCAGTCCTGCAAGGTGATCGTCTGCGACGCCGACACCGGACGTGTCGTGCGGGAGGGGCGGGCCCGTCATCCCGACGGTACCGAAATCGAGCCGTCGGCATGGGAATCCGCTGCCGGGGTGGCCATCGCAGACGCCGGCGGGCTCGATGACGTCTCCGCGGTATCGGTCGGTGCGCAGCAGCACGGCATGGTGTGCCTGGACGAACAGGGTCAGGTGGTGCGGCCCGCGCTGCTGTGGAACGACACCCGTTCGGCGCCGGCGGCAGCGGATCTGGTGACCGAGCTCGGCGGGCCGCAGGCCTGGGCCGACGCGGTCGGCGTGGTGCCGTTGGCGGCCATCACGGTGTCCAAACTGCGTTGGCTGGCCGACCACGAACCGGCCGCCGCCGACCGCACCGCCACGGTGTGCCTGCCGCACGACTGGCTGAGCTGGCGGTTGGGTGGCCAGACCGATCCGGCCGCCGTCGTCACCGACCGCAGCGATGCCAGCGGCACCGGCTACTACGACGCCGGCACCGGCGAGTACCGCACCGATCTTCTGGAGCTGGCCCTGCGTGGCCGCCGCCCCGCCCTCCCGCGGGTGCTGGCACCCGGAGACGGCATCGCGGCCGCAGGCCGGGTGTTCGGCGCCGGATTGGGCGACAATGCCGCTGCCGCAATGGGTTTGGGAGCCGTCGAGGGGGACGTCATCGTCTCGATCGGCACCTCGGGGGTGGTCTCGGCGGTCGCCGCGGTCCCGGTCAGGGACGCCGAAGGATTCGTCGCCGGTTTCGCCGACGGGACCGGCCGGCACCTGCCGCTGGTGTGCACGCTCAACGGGGCACGGGTGCTCGATGCCGCGGCCACCCTGCTGCGTGTCGACCACGACGAGCTGTCCCGGCTGGCCTGTTCGGCCCCGCCTGGCAGCGACGGCCTGGTGCTGGTGCCGTACCTGGAAGGGGAGCGGACGCCCAACCGTCCCGACGCGACCGGTGCGGTGCACGGCCTGCGGGTGGGCAATGCCACCGCCGCCAACCTGGCCCGGGCCGCGGTGGAAGGTCTGCTGTGCGCGCTGGCCGACGGGCTCGACCACCTCACCGATCTGGGGGTGCCGGCGCGGCGGGTGTTGCTGGTCGGTGGTGGCGCCAGATCGCAGGCGTTGCGTGAGATCGCACCCACCGTCTTCGGTGTCCCCGTGCAGGTGCCGGACCCGGCCGAATACGTCGCGCTCGGCGCGGCGCGCCAGGCCGCGTGGGCGCTGACCGGTTCGCTGCCGGAGTGGAACCCACCGGCCGCCGCGCGCTACGAGGCCGACGTCGTGCCCGCGGTGCGGGCACGGTATGCCGAGGTCCGCGACCTCACGTCCTCGGTGCCGGCCGGCCGCCGTGAGTGA
- a CDS encoding O-succinylhomoserine sulfhydrylase: MSEVPSVRIPAALPDGVSQATIGVRGGLLRSGFEETAEALYLTSGYVYESAASAEQAFTGEIDRYVYSRYGNPTISMFEERLRLIEDAPAAFATATGMAAVFTALGALLGAGDRLVAARSLFGSCFVVCNEILPRWGVETVFVDGEDLSQWEEALSKPTQAVFFETPSNPMQSLVDIAAVSELAHAAGAKVVLDNVFATPLLQQGMPLGADVVVYSGTKHIDGQGRVLGGAILGDKEYIDGPVQKLMRHTGPAISAFNAWILLKGLETLAVRVDYSNRSAQRIAEFLEGQAGVNWVRYPFLESHPQFDLAKRQMRGGGTVVTFELAAGKHGSAKDRAFEVLDKLQVIDISNNLGDAKSLITHPATTTHRAMGPEGRAAIGLGDGVVRISVGLEGTEDLIADLDRALG, encoded by the coding sequence ATGAGTGAGGTTCCATCGGTCCGGATTCCGGCGGCCCTGCCCGACGGCGTCAGCCAGGCCACCATCGGTGTCCGCGGCGGGCTGCTGCGGTCGGGTTTCGAGGAGACCGCGGAAGCCCTCTATCTCACCTCCGGTTATGTCTACGAGTCGGCGGCGAGTGCGGAGCAGGCGTTCACCGGTGAGATCGACCGGTACGTGTACTCGCGCTACGGCAACCCCACCATCTCGATGTTCGAGGAGCGGCTGCGGCTCATCGAGGATGCCCCGGCGGCCTTCGCCACGGCCACCGGGATGGCGGCGGTCTTCACCGCGCTCGGCGCGCTGTTGGGTGCGGGGGATCGGCTGGTGGCTGCCCGCAGCCTGTTCGGGTCCTGTTTCGTGGTGTGTAACGAGATCCTGCCGCGCTGGGGTGTCGAGACGGTGTTCGTGGACGGCGAAGACCTCTCGCAGTGGGAGGAAGCCCTGAGCAAGCCCACCCAGGCCGTGTTCTTCGAGACCCCGTCCAACCCGATGCAGTCGCTGGTGGATATCGCCGCGGTCTCCGAACTGGCGCATGCTGCCGGCGCGAAGGTGGTGCTGGACAACGTCTTCGCCACCCCGTTGCTGCAGCAGGGCATGCCGCTGGGTGCGGACGTGGTGGTGTATTCGGGCACCAAGCACATCGACGGCCAGGGCCGGGTGCTGGGCGGTGCGATCCTGGGCGACAAGGAGTACATCGACGGGCCGGTGCAGAAGCTGATGCGCCACACCGGCCCGGCGATCAGCGCGTTCAACGCCTGGATCCTGCTGAAAGGCCTTGAGACGCTGGCCGTCCGGGTGGACTACTCGAACCGGTCTGCGCAGCGCATCGCCGAATTTCTGGAAGGCCAGGCCGGGGTGAACTGGGTGAGATACCCGTTCCTGGAATCACATCCGCAATTCGACCTGGCCAAACGGCAGATGCGCGGCGGCGGGACCGTGGTCACCTTCGAGTTGGCCGCCGGAAAGCATGGATCTGCGAAGGATCGCGCCTTCGAGGTGCTCGACAAACTCCAGGTCATCGACATCTCCAACAACCTGGGCGACGCCAAATCGCTGATCACCCACCCGGCCACCACCACGCACCGCGCGATGGGGCCGGAGGGCCGGGCCGCCATCGGCCTGGGTGACGGGGTGGTGCGCATCTCGGTCGGCCTGGAAGGGACCGAGGACCTGATCGCGGATCTGGACCGGGCGCTGGGCTGA
- a CDS encoding LysR family transcriptional regulator produces MTLRQLRYFAALGEELNYRRAAERLFITQPALSTAIKALEQAFGVVLFTRSTREVALTDLGAAWLPQVQQALAGVDAVVDNLVTLSGTRQGRLRLGYLIGTGADLLFRIVRHFEAAYPEVSVEPIEFDFADPTAGLSSGATEVALIRPPVDLPEHRMLILDSESWVACLPRDHPLAGRHEVGIAELLDDPIVCAPLTAGPWRDYWLAMDVRGNRPPTIAAVAATYEAETTSIARGLGISFTTSSVARFYDRPGIVYVPITDRPPSHTALAWNPAALSPQADALVRHVQAHWSFGDTPDDPPR; encoded by the coding sequence GTGACGCTGCGGCAGTTGCGCTACTTCGCCGCCCTGGGCGAGGAGTTGAACTACCGCCGCGCCGCCGAGCGCCTGTTCATCACCCAGCCGGCACTGTCCACCGCGATCAAAGCGCTGGAGCAGGCGTTCGGGGTGGTGCTGTTCACCCGCAGCACCCGGGAGGTCGCGCTCACCGATCTGGGGGCGGCCTGGCTGCCGCAGGTGCAGCAGGCCCTGGCCGGGGTGGACGCGGTGGTGGACAACCTGGTGACGTTGTCGGGTACCCGCCAGGGCCGGCTGCGGCTGGGATATCTGATCGGCACCGGCGCCGACCTGCTCTTCCGCATCGTGCGCCATTTCGAGGCCGCCTATCCCGAGGTCAGCGTCGAGCCGATCGAGTTCGATTTCGCCGACCCGACCGCGGGTTTGTCCTCGGGTGCCACCGAGGTGGCGCTGATCAGGCCGCCGGTGGATCTTCCCGAACATCGGATGCTGATCCTGGATTCCGAATCCTGGGTGGCCTGCCTGCCCAGGGATCATCCGCTGGCCGGTCGGCATGAGGTGGGGATCGCCGAACTGCTCGACGACCCGATCGTGTGCGCACCGCTGACGGCCGGCCCGTGGCGGGATTACTGGCTGGCGATGGATGTCCGCGGGAACCGGCCGCCGACCATCGCCGCGGTCGCCGCGACGTACGAGGCCGAGACGACGTCGATCGCGCGGGGCCTGGGCATCAGTTTCACCACCTCGTCGGTGGCCCGGTTCTATGACCGCCCCGGCATCGTTTACGTGCCGATAACAGACCGGCCGCCGAGCCACACGGCGCTGGCGTGGAATCCGGCGGCCCTGTCTCCCCAGGCGGATGCGCTGGTCAGGCACGTGCAGGCGCATTGGAGCTTCGGCGACACCCCGGACGATCCACCACGCTGA
- the purT gene encoding formate-dependent phosphoribosylglycinamide formyltransferase, which produces MTDAKNAPVPGPAPIVMLLGSGETSRELALAFQRLGASVVAVDRYADAPAHLVADRALVVKMNDRDALAAVIAKEQPHFVVVESGVVATDALAVATDGVQHVPMVFPTPEATRLSLDREGLRRLAADELGLPTAPFWFAGSAAELATVAEHAGFPLTVTPVQGAPGDGVSVLLRAEDVEPAWNRAVAAGHTTHNRVMAETVVDVDDEVTLLTVRTTGPTGPAVHFCEVIGRRTAEDGTLSTWQPHRLSPAALDAAKSIAARIVNSLGGRGVFGVDLLVRGDEVYFATVRPRPDDTGLLTARTQRLSEFELHARAVLGLSVDTIMVSPGAAEVAYGGADTTTQPADPGEMLAVLAEALAVAESDVRLFNRLDESDGRYRLGAALATAPDVTVARDRAQRTSHVLRKLWQS; this is translated from the coding sequence ATGACTGACGCGAAGAACGCCCCGGTTCCCGGCCCGGCACCCATCGTGATGCTGCTCGGCTCGGGTGAAACGAGTCGCGAACTGGCGCTGGCTTTTCAGCGGCTGGGCGCCTCGGTGGTCGCGGTGGATCGGTACGCGGACGCACCCGCGCACCTGGTCGCCGACCGTGCCCTGGTGGTCAAGATGAACGATCGGGACGCGCTGGCCGCGGTGATCGCCAAGGAACAGCCGCATTTCGTGGTGGTCGAATCGGGTGTGGTCGCCACCGACGCGCTGGCTGTCGCCACCGACGGTGTGCAGCACGTCCCGATGGTCTTCCCGACCCCCGAGGCCACTCGCCTGAGCCTGGATCGCGAGGGTCTTCGCCGGCTGGCCGCCGATGAGCTCGGCTTGCCCACCGCGCCGTTCTGGTTCGCCGGGTCGGCCGCCGAATTGGCCACCGTCGCCGAGCACGCCGGTTTCCCGCTCACCGTGACACCGGTGCAGGGCGCCCCCGGCGACGGCGTATCGGTGCTGCTGCGCGCCGAAGACGTCGAGCCGGCCTGGAACCGCGCGGTCGCCGCCGGGCACACCACCCACAACCGGGTGATGGCCGAGACGGTGGTCGACGTGGACGACGAGGTGACGCTGCTGACGGTCCGCACCACCGGGCCGACCGGACCGGCCGTCCATTTCTGCGAGGTGATCGGGCGCCGCACCGCCGAGGACGGCACCCTGTCCACCTGGCAGCCGCACCGGTTGTCGCCCGCCGCGCTGGACGCGGCCAAGTCGATCGCGGCCCGCATCGTGAATTCACTGGGCGGGCGCGGGGTCTTCGGGGTGGATCTGCTGGTCCGCGGTGACGAGGTGTACTTCGCCACGGTGCGGCCCCGCCCGGACGACACCGGCCTGCTGACGGCGCGCACCCAGCGGTTGTCCGAGTTCGAACTTCATGCCCGCGCGGTACTCGGCCTGTCGGTGGACACCATCATGGTGTCGCCCGGCGCGGCGGAGGTGGCCTACGGCGGCGCCGATACGACCACCCAACCCGCGGACCCGGGGGAGATGCTCGCCGTCCTGGCCGAAGCGCTGGCGGTGGCCGAGAGCGACGTCCGCCTGTTCAACCGGCTCGACGAGTCCGACGGCCGGTACCGGCTGGGCGCCGCCCTGGCGACCGCACCCGATGTGACGGTGGCCCGGGACCGCGCGCAGCGCACCTCGCATGTGCTGCGTAAGCTCTGGCAGTCGTGA
- a CDS encoding lumazine-binding protein, which translates to MSDQDDQQDRPTAAPFLGALVIIVIVITVIFVLNRQSGGGDPEQIGTAVSGQNDALQRQDYQDFVKYTCKEQQGTQDDVLARQRNSAATRGERYVDGVGNVVVNGDRATAKATYHFNNAPDTLVGADLVLVREDGSWKICSATPG; encoded by the coding sequence GTGAGCGACCAGGACGACCAGCAGGACCGACCGACCGCCGCCCCCTTCCTGGGCGCGCTCGTCATCATCGTCATTGTGATCACCGTGATTTTTGTGCTGAACCGCCAGAGCGGTGGCGGGGATCCCGAACAGATCGGCACTGCCGTATCGGGTCAGAACGACGCCCTGCAGCGGCAGGACTACCAGGATTTCGTGAAGTACACCTGCAAGGAACAGCAGGGCACGCAGGATGACGTCCTTGCCCGGCAACGTAATTCAGCGGCCACGCGCGGAGAACGCTATGTGGACGGCGTCGGCAATGTGGTGGTGAACGGCGATCGCGCCACCGCCAAGGCGACCTACCACTTCAACAACGCGCCGGACACCTTGGTCGGCGCCGATCTGGTACTCGTCCGCGAGGACGGGTCGTGGAAGATCTGCTCGGCGACTCCGGGCTAA
- a CDS encoding APC family permease, which produces MTDTPVRPTDVPATSPPALDSEDAKLAELGYAQKLDRSVGTLASFAIGFATISATTAVFTGFGAGYFTAGAPFVWTLLLAGAVFALWAFIAADLTAKLPLAGYSYQWISRINGPNLAWFTGFIALMGWVCGMTGVGFILSGYLGGLFGWSMSQSAQILLAIAVVFVCVLINIYGVRFATMVNNIGVSLELVITVGATLLVAVLAFSAPENHQPISVLFTGGESGDKDSYLLAWLAAALGPFFGLIGVESGADVAEETKNARQVVPKTMFYALVTSIVIELLMYIVYVLAIRDTAAVAANQGAPIEEIINQQAGPVVTKIVVAVALTNILACLLANILVATRLTYSMARDNMLPFSHIWRHVSPKSKAPTYAVLGLGVLSALLLCSALVNEQAFNYIIGIASLLFFFVYILQTIGLLIGYKRGTIPVGEPGTFDLGRWRLPLYVTALVVFLGVAVALLFLPQFTNNKWVFLGIVAIAALWWATGLKARLARGDAGADYVKTHAS; this is translated from the coding sequence ATGACCGATACCCCGGTACGCCCCACTGATGTCCCCGCTACATCGCCGCCCGCACTCGATTCCGAGGACGCCAAGCTGGCCGAACTCGGTTACGCCCAGAAGCTGGACCGCTCCGTCGGCACCCTGGCGTCCTTCGCGATCGGCTTCGCCACCATCAGCGCCACCACGGCGGTGTTCACCGGCTTCGGCGCGGGCTACTTCACCGCCGGGGCGCCGTTCGTGTGGACCCTGCTGCTGGCCGGTGCGGTGTTCGCGCTGTGGGCCTTCATCGCGGCCGACCTGACCGCCAAGCTGCCCCTGGCCGGGTACTCGTACCAGTGGATCAGCCGGATCAACGGGCCGAACCTGGCCTGGTTCACCGGGTTCATCGCGCTGATGGGCTGGGTCTGCGGGATGACCGGTGTCGGCTTCATCCTGTCCGGCTACCTCGGCGGCCTGTTCGGCTGGAGCATGAGCCAGAGCGCACAGATCCTGCTCGCCATCGCGGTGGTCTTCGTCTGCGTGCTGATCAACATCTACGGCGTCCGGTTCGCCACCATGGTGAACAACATCGGCGTCAGCCTGGAACTGGTCATCACGGTCGGCGCCACCTTGCTGGTCGCGGTTCTCGCCTTCTCCGCACCGGAGAACCACCAGCCCATCTCGGTGCTGTTCACCGGCGGTGAATCCGGGGACAAGGACTCCTACCTGCTGGCCTGGCTGGCCGCCGCGCTCGGCCCGTTCTTCGGTCTCATCGGTGTGGAGTCCGGCGCCGATGTCGCCGAGGAGACCAAGAACGCCCGGCAGGTGGTGCCCAAGACGATGTTCTACGCGCTGGTCACGTCGATCGTCATCGAACTGCTGATGTACATCGTCTACGTGTTGGCCATCCGCGATACCGCCGCCGTCGCCGCCAACCAGGGCGCGCCCATCGAGGAGATCATCAACCAGCAGGCCGGCCCCGTCGTCACCAAAATCGTGGTGGCCGTGGCGCTGACGAACATCCTGGCGTGTCTGCTGGCCAACATCCTGGTGGCCACCCGGCTGACCTACTCGATGGCCCGGGACAACATGCTGCCGTTCTCGCACATCTGGCGGCATGTCTCGCCCAAGAGCAAGGCGCCCACCTACGCGGTGCTCGGACTGGGCGTGCTGTCCGCGCTGCTGCTGTGCTCGGCACTGGTGAACGAGCAGGCGTTCAACTACATCATCGGCATCGCCTCGCTGCTGTTCTTCTTCGTCTACATCCTGCAGACCATCGGCCTGCTCATCGGGTACAAGCGCGGCACCATCCCGGTGGGCGAGCCGGGCACGTTCGACCTGGGCCGCTGGCGGCTCCCGCTGTACGTCACCGCGCTGGTGGTGTTCCTCGGCGTCGCCGTCGCGCTGCTGTTCCTGCCGCAGTTCACCAACAACAAATGGGTCTTCCTCGGCATCGTCGCCATCGCGGCGCTGTGGTGGGCCACCGGCCTGAAGGCGCGGCTGGCCCGCGGCGACGCCGGTGCCGACTACGTCAAGACCCACGCCTCGTAG
- a CDS encoding rhodanese-like domain-containing protein produces the protein MSTPYAGDITPQEAWKLLADDPSAVLVDCRTEAEWRFVGVPDLAELRRDVVYVEWNKSNGSHNDGFLDDLTGAGVTPGERPVIFLCRSGNRSIGAAVAATEAGIAPSYNVLDGFEGNLDENGHRGATGWKAVGLPWKQT, from the coding sequence GTGTCCACACCCTACGCAGGAGACATCACGCCGCAGGAAGCCTGGAAGCTGCTGGCCGACGACCCCAGCGCCGTTCTGGTCGACTGTCGCACCGAGGCGGAATGGCGTTTCGTGGGGGTGCCTGATCTGGCCGAGCTGCGGCGCGATGTGGTCTACGTCGAGTGGAACAAGAGCAACGGCTCACACAACGACGGCTTCCTCGACGATCTGACCGGTGCGGGTGTCACGCCCGGCGAGCGCCCGGTGATCTTCCTGTGCCGGTCCGGGAACCGGTCCATCGGCGCGGCCGTCGCCGCCACCGAAGCCGGTATCGCGCCGTCGTACAACGTGCTCGACGGATTCGAGGGCAATCTCGACGAGAACGGCCACCGGGGCGCAACCGGCTGGAAAGCGGTCGGCCTGCCTTGGAAACAGACGTAG
- a CDS encoding aminotransferase class IV, whose amino-acid sequence MTLADAGTSNLVAVEPGAAIREDTPAGSVIQYSDYELDTSSPFAGGVAWIEGEYMPAEEAKISIFDTGFGHSDLTYTVAHVWHGNIFRLGDHLDRLLDGARKLRLDAGLTKDELAEITKKCVSLSQLRESFVNLTVTRGYGKRKGEKDLTKLTHQVYIYAIPYLWAFPPAEQIFGTTAIVPRHVRRAGRNTVDPTIKNYQWGDLTAASFEAKDRGARTAILLDSDNCVAEGPGFNVCIVKDGKLASPSRNALPGITRKTVFELADQMGIEATLRDVTSHELYEADELMAVTTAGGVTPINSLDGEAIGNGEPGPMTVAIRDRFWALMDEPSPLIEAIEY is encoded by the coding sequence ATGACTCTCGCAGATGCAGGAACCTCCAATCTCGTCGCCGTCGAGCCCGGCGCCGCCATCCGGGAGGACACCCCGGCCGGTTCGGTGATCCAGTACAGCGATTACGAACTCGACACCTCCAGCCCGTTCGCGGGCGGGGTGGCCTGGATCGAAGGCGAGTACATGCCCGCCGAAGAAGCCAAGATCTCGATCTTCGACACCGGCTTCGGTCACTCCGACCTGACCTACACCGTGGCGCATGTCTGGCACGGCAACATCTTCCGGCTCGGCGATCATCTGGACCGGCTCCTCGACGGGGCCCGCAAGCTGCGGCTGGATGCGGGGCTCACCAAGGACGAGCTCGCCGAGATCACCAAGAAGTGCGTCTCGCTGTCGCAGCTGCGTGAGTCGTTCGTGAACCTGACCGTCACCCGCGGATACGGAAAGCGCAAGGGCGAGAAGGATCTCACCAAGCTCACCCATCAGGTGTACATCTACGCCATCCCGTACCTGTGGGCGTTCCCGCCGGCCGAGCAGATCTTCGGCACCACCGCCATCGTGCCACGCCACGTCCGTCGGGCCGGTCGCAACACCGTCGACCCGACCATCAAGAACTACCAGTGGGGTGACCTCACCGCCGCCAGCTTCGAGGCCAAGGATCGTGGCGCGCGTACCGCGATCCTGCTCGACTCCGACAACTGCGTCGCGGAGGGCCCCGGCTTCAACGTGTGCATCGTCAAGGACGGCAAGCTGGCGTCTCCGTCGCGAAATGCCTTGCCCGGCATCACCCGGAAGACGGTCTTCGAGCTGGCCGACCAGATGGGCATCGAGGCCACCCTGCGTGACGTGACCAGTCACGAGCTCTACGAGGCCGACGAGCTGATGGCCGTGACCACCGCCGGCGGCGTCACCCCGATCAACTCCCTCGACGGTGAGGCGATCGGGAACGGCGAACCCGGCCCGATGACCGTGGCGATCCGGGACCGGTTCTGGGCGTTGATGGACGAGCCCTCCCCGTTGATCGAAGCGATCGAATACTGA